The sequence below is a genomic window from Streptococcus oralis.
GAGACAGTGGCGACCATGGAAAAGGTTTGGCCATCGACTTTATGGTTCCAGTGAATTCAGCACTCGGAGATCAAATTGCAGAATATGCAGTCCAAAATATGGCTAGCCGTGGTATCAACTACATCATCTGGAAACAACGTTTCTATGCTCCATATGATAGTAAATATGGACCAGCCTACACGTGGAATCCAATGCCAGACCGTGGTAGCGTAACCGAAAACCACTATGACCATGTCCACGTATCAATGAATTAAGAATAATAAGAAGCTATACATTTAAAAGTGTAGCTTCTTTTTGTGTAAAATAGTATTGATAAGTGAAATAAAATCCAAAACATGTTAAAATGTAAGCGGATACAAAACTATACTAACGCTTTTAAGCATAGAGAGAAAGGATGAAGTGAATGACAAATCGATTAAAAACTCCATTTGAGAAAACAAGAGATGATTTTGAAGAGGAATTTTGTGGTGAAATTGTCGAATTCTTGATTTTTACCCTCCAAAATGTAACTGGGGCCGCTTCTTTAAAAGATGGTTGTAAAATGCCGTCCGTTCATTTTAAAGCTAGTGTCAATGTTGCAACCCAGGAATTCTCTGAACGTGAGGGACGTTTGGAATGGGTATTGACTCCTGAGGAGTTTGAAGAAAAGAGATGGGGCTTTAGTTTTGAACCCTACAAAATTCATAATATCAAATGTCAAAAACGCCCCTTCATGGAGTTAGAGCCATATATGTCAGAAGTAGCTAATAACTGCTACCACTTGCTGGAATACCTAGATGACCAATCCTCAGACTCTAGATTAGAGACCTTGATTGAAACCTATCAAAAACCGGTCATCATTCAAGACGATATTGGCGAATTCACCTTAAACAGAGCCTATTCTTGGTTTGAAGGATTTATCACTTACGAGGGTGGTAAGATTCATGCTATCTTTGCTGCGAGTGCAGATGAAAGTCTCCCTCCAAGTTCTTTTGATGATCTAAAGAAATTTATGGGAAATTTCCAAGTTCAAGATACTCGGATTAAAGACTATATTGTCAAAGAACTGTGGGAAACAGCTCAAGACTGGATAGATTCAGATGAAAATGATGTGGAGTTAACAGAAGAGTATTTTACCAACTCTCTTTCCTTGAGTGAACTATCGATCAACGAAGACGGGGAATTGACCCTCTACTATGATGATAGCGAGGAAATTTTTGCAGGCCATGCCATCGAAGTTGTCATTGATAAAGAGGAAGAAATCCTTCGAGCAGATTTGGTAGGTTAGTGCTGGATTTTATCTAGAATATAGAAATAATAGCCTTTTGGGATTGAAACCAAGAGGCTATTTTTCGTGAGTAAGCAAAATAGTTGCGTTTTTAATCTTTCTGTAATATACTTGATAACTCAATAGTTGATAAATCAAGTGTACGCAAGGAGGTAGAAATGAAAAAATTAACGACTTACTGTACCAGCTCCATTTAACAGATCAGATGATCACTCAACTTTTTGAGAAACAATTGGGGATTAGTCTGACTCGTTATCAAATTTTATGTTTCTTAATCGATCAGTCACCGTGTAATCAAATAGCAGTTCAGGAGAGATTGAAGATTGATCAAGCTGCCTTGACACGGCACTTTAAAATTTTGGAAAAGGAAGGTTTGGTTAATCGACGTCGGAATCCTGAAAACCAGAGGGAGGTTTTGGTGGAAGTGACAGACTTTGCGAGAGAACAACTAATAACCAACTCTCCCCAACACCATATAAACGTAAAGAGTCAGATGGAGAGTGTGCTTACAAAAGGAGAGCGAGAAGAGTTCAGTCGCTTGTTAGAAAAGTTGCTATCTGGTTTAGAAGAGATAGAAATTTAAGGAGAAGAATATGTCTATTTTTACAATTATTTTAGCAACTATTGTTGCTTTGGAGCATTTTTACATTTTTTATCTGGAAAGTGTGGCTACGCAATCAGATACTACTAGTCGAGTGTTTAATGTGGATAAGGAAGAACTGGCTCGTCCTTCAGTGAGTTCATTATTTAAAAATCAAGGAATTTATAATGCTTTGATAGGTGTCTTTCTCTTATACGGAATTTATTTTTCGCAAAGCTTGGAAATTGTGACTATTTTTGTTTTATTTGTGCTTGGTGCAGCGACCTACGGTTCTCTAACAGCAGACAAGAAGATTCTTCTGAAGCAAGGTGGGCCTGCTATTTTGACTCTGCTGAGTATGTTGCTTTTGAAATAAGAAAACCAGCGTCCTGAAAGACGCTGGTTTTTGTATGCTCTTATCCATTTCGACGTTTACGGGCTAGTAGGGCTCTGTAGAAGAAGATGTGATTGTTTTGGATATAGGGAAGGATTGAAAAGCTAGCAATTCCCAAAGTAATCCAATTGAGGAAATACCAAGGGAGTAGTTGTAGGTCGAGGACAAAGCGTTGGAATTTATAGCCTTTCATCAAGAAACGGCTGGTTTTAAGGATTTGACTGGGTTTAGCCTGTCCTAAATCCAGAGTATCGCAGAGGAGGAATTCTACCTGCGAGTAGGCATAATGTTGCGGTACGTAGAGGAGATTGCCCACAATCATCAAGATGAGGCTCGCGAAAAAGTAGAGGCCAAAGGTCATAAGGAACTGCTCGGTTTCAACGGATGAGAGGTCTAATTTTGGAAATTCAGGATGTAGGGCTACAAATCTCCGAGCCAAGAGATTGCTATAAAAGAGAAAATAAACGCCTACTAAGTTTGGAATACTCCATAAAAAAAGATAGAAACGTTTGAGAAGCAGGGTTAGAAAGGTTTGTGAGAAGCGCTCTTCAGCAAAGAGGGTCAGGCTTGATTTTACTGAGAGTTCCGTATCAGGATCCTTGAAGAGTCGGAGTGTCGCAAAAGCAGCACCTGCTAGAAAAATCGTGCTCACAAAAGAAACCACTAGTGGGAAGAGATAGGTTTGGAGCACTTGCGCCAGCATGCTGAAAAAGGATTGCTCTAAAACACTTTCTTGGAGACGAGCCAAGGGGTTGAGAAAGCCTGATAAGATGACCAGTATGCTAGGTAAGAGATAGACGAGAAAGAGGCGGGGATTCTCAGCCTGAAATTGCCTAGTCTGCAGACGAATAGTTTTTAAATCAATTTTTTGGTATTTCATTCTTTCATTATACCATAGTTCGTGACAGTTCCTAGTTTTTTTGATAAAATCATACAGTATGCCTTTGGGCACAAAGTATGAACTGGGACTGTCTTTCCCAGCTTCGGAGGTAGAAAATGTCAGATTCACCAATCAAATACCGTTTGATTAAGAAAGAAAAACACACGGGAGCTCGTCTGGGAGAAATCATCACCCCGCATGGTACCTTCCCAACACCTATGTTTATGCCAGTTGGGACCCAAGCCACTGTCAAGACTCAGTCACCAGAGGAGTTGAAGGAGATGGGATCAGGGATTATCCTCTCTAATACCTATCATCTGTGGCTTCGTCCAGGTGATGAACTCATTGCCCGCGCAGGTGGTCTCCACAAGTTCATGAACTGGGACCAGCCAATCTTGACGGATAGTGGTGGTTTCCAGGTCTATTCCCTAGCTGATAGCCGAAATATCACAGAAGAAGGGGTAACCTTTAAAAACCATCTCAATGGTTCCAAGATGTTCCTATCACCAGAAAAAGCCATCTCCATCCAGAATAATCTGGGCTCAGACATCATGATGTCCTTTGACGAATGTCCTCAGTTTTACCAACCCTATGATTACGTTAAGAAATCAATCGAACGTACCAGCCGTTGGGCTGAACGTGGTTTGAAGGCTCACCGTCGTCCGCATGACCAAGGCTTGTTTGGGATTGTGCAGGGAGCGGGATTTGAAGACCTTCGCCGTCAGTCAGCTCACGACCTTGTCAGCATGGACTTCCCTGGTTACTCTATCGGTGGTTTAGCAGTAGGAGAAACCCACGAAGAGATGAATGCAGTCTTGGATTTCACAACCCAACTCCTTCCTGAAAACAAACCTCGCTATTTGATGGGAGTGGGAGCGCCAGATAGCTTGATCGATGGGGTCATTCGTGGTGTGGATATGTTTGACTGTGTCTTGCCGACTCGTATCGCTCGTAACGGGACTTGTATGACCAGTCAAGGTCGTTTGGTTGTCAAAAATACCCAGTTTGCTGAGGATTTTACGCCACTGGATCCTGAGTGTGATTGCTATACATGTAAGAATTACACACGCGCCTACCTTCGTCACTTGCTCAAGGCTGACGAAACCTTCGGTATCCGCTTGACTAGTTATCACAATCTTTACTTCTTGATCAATCTGATGAAGCAGGTCCGTCAAGCCATCATGGATGACAATCTCTTGGAATTCCGTGAGTATTTTGTGGAAAAATATGGTTACAATAAGTCAGGGCGCAATTTTTAAAGTGTAAAATTAGAATGCCAAAATCCTACGTTTTCTCGTAGGATTTTTCTTCTTTTTTTGATAGAATAGGGAGTATAATGGAATGGAAATTAGGTGGTGTTTTGCTTCCTAATTTAATGGAGAATAGACTCGTATGCGTATTAAATGGTTTTCCTTGATTAGGATTACAGGTTTACTTTTGGTGCTTTTGTACCACTTCTTTCAAACGATCTTTCCTGGAGGCTTCTTTGGGGTAGATGTCTTTTTTACTTTTTCAGGATTTTTGATCACTTCCCTCCTTTTAGAAGAATTTGGGAAGGCACGTCAGATTGATTTGCTGGGCTTTTTTAAGAGACGGTTTTATCGTATCGTGCCACCTGTGGTGCTGATGGTTTTAGTGACTATGCCTTTTACTTTCTTGGTTCGTCAAGACTATGTTGCTGGAATTGGCGGTCAGATTGCTGGAGTTCTCGGTTTTATGACCAACTTCTATGAAATGTTAACAGGTGGAAGTTATGAATCCCAGTTCATTCCGCATCTCTTTGTTCATAACTGGAGTCTGGCTGTTGAGGTTCACTACTATATTCTTTGGGGCTTAGCGGTTTGGTTCTTATCCAAACGTTCAAAATCTAGTAGTCAGTTGAGAGGGATGGTTTTTCTCCTTTCTGCGGGAGCTTTTATCATTAGCTTTTTCTCCATGTTTATTGGTAGTCTAATGGCTAGTTCCTATTCATCTGTCTACTTTTCAAGTCTGACCCATGTCTATCCCTTCTTTTTAGGAAGTATTTTAGCGACGGTTGTGGGGGTTCGTCAGACGAGCGATTTAGTAAAGCAATTTGATCGGACGTGGGATCTTCGTCAAAATCTACTGGTGTTAGCGGCAGGTCTCTTGGTATTGTTGCTTCTGACTTTCTTTGTCAAGTTCACCTACCTGTTCGCTTACTTGTTTGGATTCTTGCTTGCCAGCTTAGCAGCCGTTGTCATGATTTTTGCTGCGCGTGTCTTGCATGAGAAAACGCCTGAGATACAAGAACCTAGGATAATTACATTTTTAGCGGATACTAGCTACGCGGTTTATCTCTTCCACTGGCCTTTTTATATTATCTTTTCTCAGTTGATGAGTAATTTGCCCGCTGTTATTTTAACAGTCATCTTTTCTTATTTCTTTGCTATCCTATCCTTCTATATTATTGAGCCACTGATTGCCGGTAAATCC
It includes:
- a CDS encoding DUF2262 domain-containing protein: MTNRLKTPFEKTRDDFEEEFCGEIVEFLIFTLQNVTGAASLKDGCKMPSVHFKASVNVATQEFSEREGRLEWVLTPEEFEEKRWGFSFEPYKIHNIKCQKRPFMELEPYMSEVANNCYHLLEYLDDQSSDSRLETLIETYQKPVIIQDDIGEFTLNRAYSWFEGFITYEGGKIHAIFAASADESLPPSSFDDLKKFMGNFQVQDTRIKDYIVKELWETAQDWIDSDENDVELTEEYFTNSLSLSELSINEDGELTLYYDDSEEIFAGHAIEVVIDKEEEILRADLVG
- a CDS encoding MarR family winged helix-turn-helix transcriptional regulator, translating into MITQLFEKQLGISLTRYQILCFLIDQSPCNQIAVQERLKIDQAALTRHFKILEKEGLVNRRRNPENQREVLVEVTDFAREQLITNSPQHHINVKSQMESVLTKGEREEFSRLLEKLLSGLEEIEI
- a CDS encoding DUF1304 domain-containing protein — translated: MSIFTIILATIVALEHFYIFYLESVATQSDTTSRVFNVDKEELARPSVSSLFKNQGIYNALIGVFLLYGIYFSQSLEIVTIFVLFVLGAATYGSLTADKKILLKQGGPAILTLLSMLLLK
- a CDS encoding DUF975 family protein, with product MKYQKIDLKTIRLQTRQFQAENPRLFLVYLLPSILVILSGFLNPLARLQESVLEQSFFSMLAQVLQTYLFPLVVSFVSTIFLAGAAFATLRLFKDPDTELSVKSSLTLFAEERFSQTFLTLLLKRFYLFLWSIPNLVGVYFLFYSNLLARRFVALHPEFPKLDLSSVETEQFLMTFGLYFFASLILMIVGNLLYVPQHYAYSQVEFLLCDTLDLGQAKPSQILKTSRFLMKGYKFQRFVLDLQLLPWYFLNWITLGIASFSILPYIQNNHIFFYRALLARKRRNG
- the tgt gene encoding tRNA guanosine(34) transglycosylase Tgt, which produces MSDSPIKYRLIKKEKHTGARLGEIITPHGTFPTPMFMPVGTQATVKTQSPEELKEMGSGIILSNTYHLWLRPGDELIARAGGLHKFMNWDQPILTDSGGFQVYSLADSRNITEEGVTFKNHLNGSKMFLSPEKAISIQNNLGSDIMMSFDECPQFYQPYDYVKKSIERTSRWAERGLKAHRRPHDQGLFGIVQGAGFEDLRRQSAHDLVSMDFPGYSIGGLAVGETHEEMNAVLDFTTQLLPENKPRYLMGVGAPDSLIDGVIRGVDMFDCVLPTRIARNGTCMTSQGRLVVKNTQFAEDFTPLDPECDCYTCKNYTRAYLRHLLKADETFGIRLTSYHNLYFLINLMKQVRQAIMDDNLLEFREYFVEKYGYNKSGRNF
- a CDS encoding acyltransferase family protein, coding for MRIKWFSLIRITGLLLVLLYHFFQTIFPGGFFGVDVFFTFSGFLITSLLLEEFGKARQIDLLGFFKRRFYRIVPPVVLMVLVTMPFTFLVRQDYVAGIGGQIAGVLGFMTNFYEMLTGGSYESQFIPHLFVHNWSLAVEVHYYILWGLAVWFLSKRSKSSSQLRGMVFLLSAGAFIISFFSMFIGSLMASSYSSVYFSSLTHVYPFFLGSILATVVGVRQTSDLVKQFDRTWDLRQNLLVLAAGLLVLLLLTFFVKFTYLFAYLFGFLLASLAAVVMIFAARVLHEKTPEIQEPRIITFLADTSYAVYLFHWPFYIIFSQLMSNLPAVILTVIFSYFFAILSFYIIEPLIAGKSNPLIRKISRLPHIKPISAAGAGILTLITLIIITVAPQVGAFETDLMVNGFKQAQTNLDQMKKLAEQAEASRFGISEGTTLIGDSVALRANTALQETLPEANINAQVSRTTKQANDIMLNNSQNKVLLKTVVIATGVNGPENYKDDLDTIVKNLPKGHHLILVTPYEGDKSKETYKSVEQYAAYARELAEKNPYVSIADWNKVAKEHPEIWAGTDQVHFGNDSNMIEEGAKLYAETIAAAVKAAQELPVKSK